GGATAACTACCTGCCTACGTTCTTTACCAGTACTTACGTGAGGGCTctaaaatataaaaaaataGGTTGCGGCGGTTTAAGATAAATTGTAGACGAACATAGGTCAATGTTAAAGATATCTGCACTCGCAGCATTTTGTTGAGGGGGCGCAATTGTCTGGCATTTAAGTTTTGGCTTCCATGTCCCTGCCAGCGTTAGTGGAGATGATTATGTTTAATTTATATATAGCGTTAGGTACCCACGGAGAGCACAGAAAGCTGATGACAAATGAAGTGCAGACAGTGGTCAACAGGCAGAGTGGACTTCATATGAGATGAGTGGTTCGTGGTTTGCACGACGTACGCCGACAGAGGGAGGCATGAGTGAAACATGAATAAGGACACGCATCGGCAGCGCGAGGCGCAGTGCATGGGCATCCTGAGTTCTGGGATACGCAACGGCGTTGAAACTTCCGTGTATCATCTCAGCGctcctcttcaacatcaGTCATTTCTCGCAGAGTAACCATTGATAATGCAAGAGCTGGCGTCGCATTGTGAGGTCCCAAAGGGCAGCCGCTCAACGGTCCATTAGGTACACAGACATTGGCAATACCCATGaacacagacacagacacagacaccCAGATATTTGCCAGGTACCATTTGCCAGTGAGTATAGTCAAAGTCTAGAAGGTAAAGGCAAAGCCAGCGGTCTTGTCCATCAGCCGTATTCCTAACGTTCAGTACAGTGCAGTACGATTGAGCGACGGTTGAGCGGAATTTGCAATGCTGAGGCAGATATAGGGGCAAAGGATAAAGAGCACGGAAAAAGTTAATGGTAGAGCGGTATTCAGTGCCAGATTCAGAGAACGAATCGTATCTAGGGAGAGCTGAAATCAGAAAGTGTGCGAAAGTCCTGGTACATCTGAATCGTTTCTTGCATATTTGTCCTCCTGAACTGGGATCGGAAACTAGGCTCGGGAGTGCCTCCCCATGGACTATCAATGGATAGATCGCCTATTATCGCCTATGGGTTGCAAGAGATTACCAAGGAAAAACAGCGCGGATACGAGGTACACATGAACATGATGAGGAGCGAGCTGTGGGCAAGTGAATGTGTAATATCGAGATTGAACGAAGTGGAGGCCATGCAAGCGTCGTCACATTTGCCGTAAATGAAATCCACCGACGATCTAGACCCTCTACGCCGATTTTTACCATGTAACTTCTGAATGACCTACCGGCTTCACAGCAACTTCATCATCCAAGCAAGAAATGATTTGCAGGGAACGTGAACATTGAACTTCAGCCGGGATCCTGCGTCCGCCTTCTTTAGGCAGTTGTTTGTGTTTGGAGTAGACGGCATCGGGCTGGCTTCTCCTTTTGTGCATCGTCACCGCGTCGTCATGATGGTCTCGTCTCTATTCTATTTCGGTCTCCACCCCAAACCTCCACgtcaaaacccaaaaaagcGAGATAACTGACTTACGAATGTGCATGAGCCTGTAATTGTGCTGGTATCGAATCATACGACGCATCCAAACCAGTCCTAGCCTGTTTTCCGGGCCTCTCGCCGTCGTCTCGCCCGTTCTTAAATTCTGAATTCGCCACCTACACGCGTCTTATCTCTTTCCCTCCACCATGGACAGCACACCTCTCCCACTCCCAACAGATGTATCGTCCTTGCAAGCCCTCGCCCAATCCTTCGCGATGATCATCGTCTCCGAAATTGGCGACAAAACGTTCCTCATCGCTGCCATCCTCGCGATGCGCCACCCACGCATGCCCGTTTTCCTCGGCGCGTTCCTCTCGCTGCTCCTCATGTCTTTTCTCTCCGCATCTCTGGGACACCTCCTACCGACGCTCATCCCACGCAGGTGGACGCAGTGGGCGGCCAGCAGCGTTGTTTGGCGTGTTTGGTGTCAAGATGTGGCAGGAGGCAAGGGCGATGGAGGGTGGCGGGCAGGGTAAGATTGAAGAGGAGATGCGcgaggcagaggaagagatCGAGGACGACGAGCGCGAGCATGAAGGTACAGCAAAGAGTGCCGACATACCACTGGAGAGCATGGAGGAGGGACGGCGGAGCCAAGACACCGTACCTTCGTctccatcaccatcatcaaaAAAGCCCAAATCATCATTGGCCGAGGGCGCACGGAACTTTTGCAGTCTGTTCCTCGGACCTGTGTTTGTCCAGGCCTTTGTGCTCACCTTCCTCGGCGAGTGGGGCGATCGCAGCCAGATTGCTACCATCGCGCTCGGCGCGGCGCACGTACGTCCTACCATTCTCTGACATATCGCAGCTAGCTA
The sequence above is a segment of the Psilocybe cubensis strain MGC-MH-2018 chromosome 4, whole genome shotgun sequence genome. Coding sequences within it:
- a CDS encoding GDT1-like protein C17G8.08c — protein: MDSTPLPLPTDVSSLQALAQSFAMIIVSEIGDKTFLIAAILAMRHPRMPVFLGAFLSLLLIGRPAALFGVFGVKMWQEARAMEGGGQGKIEEEMREAEEEIEDDEREHEGTAKSADIPLESMEEGRRSQDTVPSSPSPSSKKPKSSLAEGARNFCSLFLGPVFVQAFVLTFLGEWGDRSQIATIALGAAHLAKQMQNVYLVTLGTVVGHSCCTALAVIGGRYVSTKISVKHVTYGGSLLFLLFGAVYLYEGFVASAPSDIAMAIPMPVDVNIDDIDIKPS